The DNA segment GGCTCTTTTGCATCCCGTCTTAGCTGATTTAATACAGCAAGGTTTTGACGAGAATAAAATTCTTTTTGTGCTTCTACATTATTAATCGCAATAGGGTCCCAAAACTGTTTCAGCGGTAATTTAATACCTGAAGACGTTAATCCTGTCATACCAAATAAAGGCATAAGCTGTTTAAAAGCAAGGTAAATATCAAGATCATTACCACCAACACGTTGTCCACTATGGGCAAGTAATGTGTTTGAACGGTCGGTTTTGCCTTGATAACTCGGCCCCATTTGAATTAATGAGCAGTCAGTTGTACCACCCCCAATATCAACGACTAATACAGTTTGGTCTTTAGTTAACGTCGATTCATATTCAAGCCCGGCAGCAACAGGTTCAAATTCAAACATAATATTCTTAAAGCCAGCTCTTTTAGCTGCACGGATAAGAATACTTTCAGCTTGCCTATTTGAAGCATCGCCACCTAACCCATTAAAGTTAATAGGTTTGCCGATAACGGTATCTGTGATCGCTTCTTGTGTGCTTTTTTCTGCTTGGTGCTTAATATTTGCCATCATGGCGCAAACTAAATCTTCAAAGAAGCTAATTTGTATATCATGTAGCCCTGAAGCACCTAAGAAGGATTTAGGTGATTTAACGTAATAGACATCACGAGGATCACGTAGGTATAAACTTAATGCAGATTGTCCGAAGAGAATATCTTCAGGAACTAATTCAATATCTTCTTCTCGATTAAACGCGATCGACTTTCTTAGTAATTGTTCGCCAACTTCACTGGAAGGTTTAATATTTAAATGGCGAAATAAGTGCTCAGAAACAGATTCACGGGTTGGCGCACAAAGGGTTGATGGAATATACACATCATTACCTTCTAAAGGCAAAAGAGTCGGTTTTCCCTCTTTCATAATTGCAACAGAACAATTTGATGTTCCGTAGTCAAAGCCAATAAACATTCAGCCTCCCCAATAGACTTCATTAAAAAAAGACTGAGCACTCTACATCAAGCTTTTTGTAATTACCACCAGATTATGTGGCTAAAAAGAGAGAAAATAAGTGAAGTCATGCAGCATATTAGAGGCTTATAATGCCTGAAATGATATTAATAATGGTTGTAAAATCATCTAAAAGGTTTGTCTTGGGAAAGAGTAAAAAAATATGAATACAATTTACTTGTGTATAGTTGGAATTTCGGGTTACGAAGGACCTAATTTTATTTTAGGGGCTTTTGATAATGAAGATGCAGCTCAAAAAGCAAAAGCGACATTTATTAAAGATAATCAAAGCGAAGGCAATCAAGTTAAAGTGCTCACTGAAAAAGAGCGATGGATAGAAATCGAAGATGTGAAATTAAACAGTTTTAGCTGTGATATCCCCCTTTCCGATTTTTATTACCCTGTTTCACGGTTTAGTGAAGGTTTTGGGCAGATCTATCGTGATATTGAAGCCATTTTTGATAACTATGAAAATGCGCTCGCCAAAGTAGAACAACTCGAAAAAGAGTATGAAGGATCTGATGCCTCATTCCCGGAATATTTTGCGATTGAAAAGCTACAAGCAAATCAAATTAATACTAAAACCGTAGCACAGTGGCTAGCCGATGACTTTTTCGGCGATGATAACCGTTTATTGTGATGATTTTCTTTCGATGTTGCGTTGGTAGTCGCTATTTGCACCGAATTGTTCTTTTAAGAAATCAACAAATAGCGTTATCTTGCGAGGAAGGTTTTTCTTGTCAGGATAAACTGCATAAATAAAGTGCTCAGGTAAATCAAAGGATGTCAAAATAGGAATAAGCTTTTTATTTGTGTTTGATAAGTCTGTGTGAGTAATAAAATGTGGAAGTAAGGCGATACCTATCCCTTGTAAAACAGCTTGTAATAATGCCTCGCTGTTATTAACACGATAGCTACCTTTAGGAATATGGCTATATTTTTTACCTTTTTGATAAAAAATCCACTCCATGCCAGCTTGATATAATGAATACGATAAGCAATTGTGATTTTTTAGCTCAGAAACTTGCATGGGTTCACCATATTTATCAAGATATTCTGAAGAGGCGTAAAGCTGGCTATAACAAGGTGATAATTGACGTGCTATTAATGATGAATCGGGTAATTCACCAATTCTAATTGCAAGATCGTATCCTTCTGCGACTAAATCCGTTACTTTGTCATCAAATAAAAGTTGTACATCCAGCTCGGGGTATTTCTGCATAAATAAAGGCATTATCTTAGCAATATGTAACGTACCAAATGACATAGGAGCCGAAATTTTAATGCTACCTTTTGCTTTATCGCTAAATTGTGAAACAGCCTCTTCTGCCATTACAGCTAAATTATAAGACTCTCGAATATAACCAATATAAACAATTCCCTCTTCAGTTAAACTGACACTTCTTGTCGTTCGATGAAATAAGCGTACACCTAACTTCTCTTCTATACCTTGGATAGCCTTACTGACTGCCGATTTTGTCATATTTAATGTTTTGGCAGCTTTGGTAATACTTAAGTGTTCAGCTACAGCAATCAGGATGGGAAAGACATTCATATCATTCATATTGTCAACCTAGAGTAAACAGTGTGTTTTCTTGCCAGTATTCTCGAAAAGGAATATTTTAAATCCACACAAAAAATGATTTATATAGACTTAATATTATGAATAACAAGTATATTCTCTCTCTTATTGCAATTTTTTCTGGTGTTTTACTTTCATTAATGATTATGAGTAATAGCTACTTGGCCAGTTTTACAACGCCATTAACCGCATCATGGATAACACACGGTATAGGGGCTATTTTCTCTTTAATTATATATATTTTATATTTAAGAAAGAATCAACAGAGCAAAAAAAACAATAATAAAATAAAAATCCTATGGTATTTAGGTGGTATCCCTGGAGCATTTACGGTGTTATTAGCTGCAATTACAGTAAATAGTGCATTGTCGCTTTCTGGTAGCATTATTTTAATGATTACAGGACAAATTCTTTTTAGCGTTATTGTTGATGCAATGGGATGGTTTGGGGTTGAAAAAAGAAAAATTACCTTACGTGATTTATTTATGTGCTTTTTACTTATTTCTGGTAGTGCATTATTAATTATAGGTAGATAACTAATGAGTGTTTTTATTTTAATTGCATTATTTAATGGTGTTTGTATTGTAACAAGCCGTACTTTAAATGGTAAACTAGCACAAAATAGCAATGCTTTTTATAGCTCTTTAATCAATCACTTAGTTGGCTTTATATTTTTAACTATTTTCGTTTTATGGATAAAAGATTACCACTCTATTGAACTCTCAACGATCCCTTTAATTGCCTTCGCTGGTGGTATTATTGGTGCGTTCTTTGTTGTCATTAATAGCTACGTATTACCGCTATTGGGTGTGATGTTAACGTCTGTTTTAGCTATTTGTGGGCAAATGATCTCAAGTCTGGTTATTGATATATTTAGTGGTGTTGGAAGCAATAACCTACTATTGCAAATAATAGGTGTTTTGCTGATTATCGGTGGTGTGTTAATTAAATTTACTAAGCAATCCAAATAAAAAATCCAAATAAAAAATTAAAGGGAAAATTAAATTTATTTCTATTCTTGGATAATAAAGTTGTTATTTAAATTAGATATAAAGTGATTTTTATCACAACTCATCGTGATTGCTAAATTTGGTTTTAATCCACCTAAATAGCAGTCAACCGAGTCGGTAAATAAATGAAATAAACACCCTACCGCAATGGCTTTAAATTTCCATGATGGTAAAAATCCTATGCCTAAGTAAGCTAAGGCAGCCCAACCAGTATGTAATGGGTGAAAACCTACGCTACAACGGTTGGGATCAAAAATAGGTGTTGCTAACAAATGGTCAATATCAATAGCCATTGTTCCTATCATAAGCAATGAGGCTATCTTCCAATTCTTACGCCAGAAAAGATAGCCTAATAAAATAGGTGCTAAAAAGTGTAAACTGTAATGTAAAAGTGTTCTAACAATTTCAAGTATCACAAGATCCCCAATGTTCTAAAAATATTTGTTATTTAATTGCCAAATAGTTGTCATATCCTTTATTTGAACTAACTTTAAAGTAGTTTTTTAATTAAGGAATTTATAATGAAACGTAATAAAATATTGGTTGGTTTATTATCCTCATTACTTGTTGTTTCGGTAGCGAGTGAAGCCTGCTCTAGTTTGGCTATACTTGATAAAAATAATAACGTTTACCAAGGTAGAACACTTGAACTGACGGAAGATTTACCTTCATGGGTTACTTTTTATCCTAAAAATACACAATTCACAAAAAAAGCTCCTAATGGTGAAAATAGCCTAAGTTATAGCAATAAATATGACATATTAGCCGTTACAACAGATATCTTTTTTGACGGCGATGATCATAACTTATTACAAGGTTTAAATAGTGCAGGTTTGTCATTTAGCGCCAATATGATAACAGAAGCTGAATTATCACCGCTTGATAAAAAGGATTATGATAAAGCTATTCCCGTCACTTCGATAGGTGAATGGGCTTTAGCTAATTTTTCAACAGTTGAAGAAGTACAAAAAGCGGTTGAGTCAGGTTATTTTTGGGCCCCCGTGTTAAAAAACTTTGGCAATCTAAAATCGCCTTTTCACTATGCCTTCTATGATAAAAAAGGTGGCAGTATTGTCGTTGAAGCCACAAACGGTAAATTACACGTTTATCAAAATCCAACCCGTGTAATGACAAATGGTCCAGACTTTCCTTGGCATTTAACTAACCTTAATAATTATAGTCAATTAACTAATATTGATAAATCTTCAGGTAAATTGGCTAATATCAATGTGGTACAGCCTGATAGCGGCATTGCAACATCTCAATTACCTTCATCAGATACGTCTGTCGGTCGTTTTATTCGCGCGGTTTATTTTTCAACCTACGCACCAACAGCCAAATCGACACCTGAAGCGATGAATACCCTTGCACACATTATGAATCGCTTTGATAGAACAAAAAATATCACGGTTGATATCATGGGAGAAAGTCAAAGCACCAATAATCAACCGCAAACGGAATACACTGTTTGGACAACGTTATCTGATTTAACAAATGGTGTAATG comes from the Proteus appendicitidis genome and includes:
- a CDS encoding DMT family transporter, with protein sequence MSVFILIALFNGVCIVTSRTLNGKLAQNSNAFYSSLINHLVGFIFLTIFVLWIKDYHSIELSTIPLIAFAGGIIGAFFVVINSYVLPLLGVMLTSVLAICGQMISSLVIDIFSGVGSNNLLLQIIGVLLIIGGVLIKFTKQSK
- the yegD gene encoding molecular chaperone; this translates as MFIGFDYGTSNCSVAIMKEGKPTLLPLEGNDVYIPSTLCAPTRESVSEHLFRHLNIKPSSEVGEQLLRKSIAFNREEDIELVPEDILFGQSALSLYLRDPRDVYYVKSPKSFLGASGLHDIQISFFEDLVCAMMANIKHQAEKSTQEAITDTVIGKPINFNGLGGDASNRQAESILIRAAKRAGFKNIMFEFEPVAAGLEYESTLTKDQTVLVVDIGGGTTDCSLIQMGPSYQGKTDRSNTLLAHSGQRVGGNDLDIYLAFKQLMPLFGMTGLTSSGIKLPLKQFWDPIAINNVEAQKEFYSRQNLAVLNQLRRDAKEPEKISRLIEVYNETLGYSIVRRAEEAKIALSDSPEYIANIALLSETLELTIERDQMVESIESPKSKMIELVNDVVKQGRIKPDAIFMTGGSARSPILCQAIEQQLPNVPIVKGNDFGSVTAGLARWGEVCFK
- a CDS encoding LysR family transcriptional regulator, with product MNDMNVFPILIAVAEHLSITKAAKTLNMTKSAVSKAIQGIEEKLGVRLFHRTTRSVSLTEEGIVYIGYIRESYNLAVMAEEAVSQFSDKAKGSIKISAPMSFGTLHIAKIMPLFMQKYPELDVQLLFDDKVTDLVAEGYDLAIRIGELPDSSLIARQLSPCYSQLYASSEYLDKYGEPMQVSELKNHNCLSYSLYQAGMEWIFYQKGKKYSHIPKGSYRVNNSEALLQAVLQGIGIALLPHFITHTDLSNTNKKLIPILTSFDLPEHFIYAVYPDKKNLPRKITLFVDFLKEQFGANSDYQRNIERKSSQ
- a CDS encoding DUF6122 family protein — protein: MILEIVRTLLHYSLHFLAPILLGYLFWRKNWKIASLLMIGTMAIDIDHLLATPIFDPNRCSVGFHPLHTGWAALAYLGIGFLPSWKFKAIAVGCLFHLFTDSVDCYLGGLKPNLAITMSCDKNHFISNLNNNFIIQE
- a CDS encoding DMT family transporter produces the protein MNNKYILSLIAIFSGVLLSLMIMSNSYLASFTTPLTASWITHGIGAIFSLIIYILYLRKNQQSKKNNNKIKILWYLGGIPGAFTVLLAAITVNSALSLSGSIILMITGQILFSVIVDAMGWFGVEKRKITLRDLFMCFLLISGSALLIIGR
- a CDS encoding linear amide C-N hydrolase — encoded protein: MMKRNKILVGLLSSLLVVSVASEACSSLAILDKNNNVYQGRTLELTEDLPSWVTFYPKNTQFTKKAPNGENSLSYSNKYDILAVTTDIFFDGDDHNLLQGLNSAGLSFSANMITEAELSPLDKKDYDKAIPVTSIGEWALANFSTVEEVQKAVESGYFWAPVLKNFGNLKSPFHYAFYDKKGGSIVVEATNGKLHVYQNPTRVMTNGPDFPWHLTNLNNYSQLTNIDKSSGKLANINVVQPDSGIATSQLPSSDTSVGRFIRAVYFSTYAPTAKSTPEAMNTLAHIMNRFDRTKNITVDIMGESQSTNNQPQTEYTVWTTLSDLTNGVMKIRGYNDFNYTEYSLSQFKDMNKPVFEQINLNK